Proteins co-encoded in one Uloborus diversus isolate 005 chromosome 9, Udiv.v.3.1, whole genome shotgun sequence genomic window:
- the LOC129230340 gene encoding multiple epidermal growth factor-like domains protein 10, giving the protein MWNNARACDPQTGECLCRKGFSGKYCEVQCEGKLEDCMLRDGVPVVVCEEGFYGRNCDKPCHCENAVSCDSVSGQCQCFPGWKGKRCDKACSPGFFGENCSQKCTCSSNSLCDSITGKCVCPPGYHGVHCRERCNHGRFGSNCKHKCNCHNNATCDAKSGVCLCPNGFTGSRCEHSCPPGWYGHHCLKQCGCLNSAPCSPASGECKCLAGYSGRFCENSKANFILI; this is encoded by the exons ATGTGGAACAACGCCAGAGCCTGTGACCCTCAG ACAGGAGAGTGTTTGTGCCGAAAAGGATTCTCTGGCAAATATTGTGAAGTTCAATGTGAAGGAAAGCTGGAAGACTGTATGTTGCGAG ACGGCGTCCCTGTTGTAGTGTGCGAAGAAGGGTTCTATGGACGGAACTGTGATAAACCTTGCCACTGCGAAAATGCCGTCTCTTGTGACTCTGTGTCAGGACAATGCCAATGTTTTCCAGGATGGAAGGGAAAACGCTGTGATAAAG CTTGCAGTCCTGGCTTCTTTGGAGAAAACTGCAGTCAGAAGTGCACGTGCAGCAGCAACTCCTTGTGTGACAGTATTACTGGCAAGTGCGTCTGTCCTCCAGGATATCACGGAGTACATTGTCGGGAGA GATGCAACCATGGCCGTTTTGGGTCAAACTGCAAACATAAATGCAACTGCCATAACAATGCCACTTGCGATGCAAAAAGTGGTGTTTGCCTCTGTCCCAACGGATTCACCGGAAGTCGATGTGAACATT CGTGTCCTCCTGGATGGTATGGTCATCATTGCCTGAAGCAATGTGGTTGCCTGAATTCTGCACCATGCTCTCCTGCATCAGGAGAATGCAAATGCCTCGCTGGGTACTCCGGCCGCTTCTGCGAAAACAGTAAAGCAaactttatattaatttga